In Mastomys coucha isolate ucsf_1 unplaced genomic scaffold, UCSF_Mcou_1 pScaffold5, whole genome shotgun sequence, one genomic interval encodes:
- the Adam11 gene encoding disintegrin and metalloproteinase domain-containing protein 11 isoform X5 encodes MQGTRLPVCCPCPVCSSQPAQAKKEKVRRGHPTVHSETKYVELIVINDHQLFEQMRQSVVLTSNFAKSVVNLADVIYKEQLNTRIVLVAMETWADGDKIQVQDDLLETLARLMVYRREGLPEPSDATHLFSGRTFQSTSSGAAYVGGICSLSRGGGVNEYGNMGAMAVTLAQTLGQNLGMMWNKHRSSAGDCKCPDIWLGCIMEDTGFYLPRKFSRCSIDEYNQFLQEGGGSCLFNKPLKLLDPPECGNGFVEAGEECDCGSVQECSRAGGNCCKKCTLTHDAMCSDGLCCRRCKYEPRGVSCREAVNECDIAETCTGDSSQCPPNLHKLDGYYCDHEQGRCYGGRCKTRDRQCQALWGHAAADRFCYEKLNVEGTERGNCGRKGSGWVQCNKQDVLCGFLLCVNISGTPRLGDLGGDISSVTFYHQGKELDCRGGHVQLADGSDLSYVEDGTACGPNMLCLDHRCLPASAFNFSTCPGSGERRICSHHGVCSNEGKCICQPDWTGKDCSIHNPLPTTPPTGETERYKGPSGTNIIIGSIAGAVLVAAIVLGGTGWGFKNIRRGRYDPTQQGAV; translated from the exons ATGCAGGGAACCAG GCTGCCTGTTTGCTGTCCCTGCCCTGTCTGCTCTTCCCAACCGGCCCAAGCTAAGAAGGAAAAG GTCCGCAGGGGCCACCCAACAGTGCACAGCGAGACCAAGTATGTAGAGTTGATTGTGATCAACGACCACCAGCTG TTTGAGCAGATGCGGCAGTCGGTGGTCCTCACCAGCAACTTCGCAAAATCTGTTGTGAACCTGGCAGATGTG ATATACAAGGAACAGCTCAACACAAGAATTGTtctggttgccatggaaacatgGGCAGATGGGGACAAGATTCAGGTGCAGGATGACCTACTGGAGACCCTGGCCCGGCTTATGGTCTACCGGCGGGAGGGTCTGCCTGAGCCCAGTGATGCCACCCACCTCTTCTC GGGTAGAACCTTCCAGAGCACCAGCAGCGGGGCGGCCTACGTAGGAGGCATCTGTTCACTGTCCAGGGGTGGAGGTGTGAACGAG TATGGCAACATGGGTGCCATGGCGGTGACCCTGGCCCAGACGCTAGGGCAGAACTTGGGCATGATGTGGAATAAACACCGGAGCTCAGCAG GGGACTGCAAGTGTCCAGACATCTGGCTGGGCTGCATAATGGAGGACACTGG GTTCTATTTGCCCCGCAAGTTCTCGCGCTGCAGCATCGACGAATACAACCAGTTTCTGCAGGAGGGAGGCGGGAGCTGCTTGTTCAACAAGCCCCTCAAG ctCCTGGACCCTCCCGAGTGCGGGAACGGTTTCGTGGAGGCGGGGGAGGAGTGCGACTGCGGGTCGGTGCAG GAGTGCAGCCGAGCGGGGGGCAACTGCTGCAAGAAATGCACCCTGACGCACGATGCCATGTGCAGCGATGGGCTCTGCTGTCGCCGCTGCAAG TATGAGCCACGAGGTGTCTCTTGCCGAGAAGCGGTGAATGAGTGCGACATCGCAGAGACCTGCACCGGCGACTCAAGCCAG TGTCCCCCTAACCTTCACAAACTGGATGGTTACTACTGTGATCATGAGCAG GGTCGTTGCTATGGGGGCCGCTGTAAAACCCGGGACCGGCAGTGCCAAGCCCTATGGGGCCATG CGGCTGCGGATCGTTTCTGCTACGAGAAGCTGAATGTAGAGGGGACAGAGCGTGGAAACTGTGGGCGCAAGGGATCTGGCTGGGTCCAGTGCAATAAGCA GGATGTGCTCTGCGGCTTCCTTCTGTGCGTCAACATCTCTGGAACTCCTCGGCTAGGGGACCTGGGGGGCGACATCAGCAGTGTCACCTTCTACCACCAGGGCAAGGAGTTGGACTGCAG GGGAGGCCATGTGCAGCTAGCTGATGGCTCAGACCTGAGCTATGTGGAGGACGGCACGGCCTGTGGGCCCAACATGCTGTGCCTAGATCACCGCTgcctaccagcctctgccttcaaCTTCAGCACCTGCCCTGGAAGCGGAGAGCGGCGGATCTGCTCCCATCATGGG GTTTGCAGCAACGAAGGGAAGTGTATCTGTCAGCCAGACTGGACAGGCAAAGACTGCAGTATTCACAACCCACTGCCCACGACTCCTCCCACTGGGGAGACTGAGAGGTACAAAG gTCCCAGCGGTACCAACATCATCATTGGCTCCATCGCCGGGGCTGTCCTGGTCGCAGCCATCGTCTTGGGCGGCACGGGCTGGGGATTTAA AAACATCCGTCGTGGAAGGTATGACCCGACCCAGCAGGGGGCAGTGTGA
- the Gjc1 gene encoding gap junction gamma-1 protein codes for MSWSFLTRLLEEIHNHSTFVGKIWLTVLIVFRIVLTAVGGESIYYDEQSKFVCNTEQPGCENVCYDAFAPLSHVRFWVFQIILVATPSVMYLGYAIHKIAKMEHGEADKKAARSKPYAMRWKQHRALEETEEDHEEDPMMYPEMELESEKENKEQSQSKPKHDGRRRIREDGLMKIYVLQLLARTVFEVGFLIGQYFLYGFQVHPFYVCSRLPCPHKIDCFISRPTEKTIFLLIMYGVTGLCLLLNIWEMLHLGFGTIRDSLNSKRRELDDPGAYNYPFTWNTPSAPPGYNIAVKPDQIQYTELSNAKIAYKQNKANIAQEQQYGSHEEHLPADLETLQREIRMAQERLDLAIQAYHHQNNPHGPREKKTKVGSKSGSNKSSISSKSGDGKTSVWI; via the coding sequence ATGAGTTGGAGCTTCCTGACTCGCCTGCTAGAGGAGATCCACAACCATTCAACATTTGTGGGGAAGATCTGGCTCACTGTGCTGATTGTGTTTCGAATTGTCCTAACTGCTGTGGGAGGAGAGTCCATCTACTATGATGAGCAAAGCAAATTTGTGTGCAACACAGAGCAGCCGGGCTGTGAGAATGTCTGCTATGACGCCTTTGCCCCGCTCTCCCACGTGCGCTTCTGGGTGTTCCAGATCATCCTGGTTGCGACTCCCTCTGTCATGTACCTGGGCTATGCTATTCATAAGATTGCCAAGATGGAGCACGGTGAGGCAGACAAGAAGGCAGCTCGGAGTAAACCCTATGCCATGCGTTGGAAACAGCACCGGGCCCTGGAAGAAACGGAAGAAGACCATGAAGAGGATCCTATGATGTATCCAGAGATGGAGTTAGAAAgcgaaaaagaaaataaagagcagaGCCAATCCAAACCTAAGCATGATGGCCGCCGACGAATTCGGGAGGATGGGCTCATGAAAATCTACGTGTTGCAGCTGCTGGCCAGGACTGTGTTTGAGGTAGGCTTTCTAATAGGGCAGTACTTCCTGTACGGCTTCCAAGTCCACCCATTCTATGTGTGCAGCAGGCTTCCTTGCCCTCATAAGATAGACTGCTTTATTTCTAGACCCACTGAAAAGACCATCTTCCTTCTGATAATGTATGGGGTCACAGGCCTCTGCCTATTGCTTAACATTTGGGAGATGCTTCATTTAGGGTTTGGGACCATTCGAGACTCACTAAACAGTAAAAGGAGGGAACTTGATGATCCGGGTGCTTATAATTATCCTTTCACTTGGAATACACCATCTGCTCCCCCTGGCTATAACATTGCTGTCAAACCAGATCAAATCCAGTACACTGAGTTGTCCAATGCTAAGATTGCCTACAAGCAAAACAAAGCCAATATCGCCCAGGAACAGCAGTACGGCAGCCACGAGGAGCACCTCCCAGCTGATCTGGAGACTCTGCAGCGGGAGATCAGAATGGCTCAGGAGCGCTTGGATCTAGCAATCCAGGCCTACCATCACCAAAACAATCCCCATGGTCCTCGggaaaagaagaccaaagtggggtCCAAATCTGGGTCCAACAAAAGCAGTATTAGTAGCAAATCAGGGGATGGGAAGACTTCCGTCTGGATTTAA
- the Adam11 gene encoding disintegrin and metalloproteinase domain-containing protein 11 isoform X4, which yields MAGPWGPPQGPLPHLIYRTPLLPARLGCREPGCLFAVPALSALPNRPKLRRKRQVRRGHPTVHSETKYVELIVINDHQLFEQMRQSVVLTSNFAKSVVNLADVIYKEQLNTRIVLVAMETWADGDKIQVQDDLLETLARLMVYRREGLPEPSDATHLFSGRTFQSTSSGAAYVGGICSLSRGGGVNEYGNMGAMAVTLAQTLGQNLGMMWNKHRSSAGDCKCPDIWLGCIMEDTGFYLPRKFSRCSIDEYNQFLQEGGGSCLFNKPLKLLDPPECGNGFVEAGEECDCGSVQECSRAGGNCCKKCTLTHDAMCSDGLCCRRCKYEPRGVSCREAVNECDIAETCTGDSSQCPPNLHKLDGYYCDHEQGRCYGGRCKTRDRQCQALWGHAAADRFCYEKLNVEGTERGNCGRKGSGWVQCNKQDVLCGFLLCVNISGTPRLGDLGGDISSVTFYHQGKELDCRGGHVQLADGSDLSYVEDGTACGPNMLCLDHRCLPASAFNFSTCPGSGERRICSHHGVCSNEGKCICQPDWTGKDCSIHNPLPTTPPTGETERYKETSVVEGMTRPSRGQCDAGHVIPPAVLVSISSVPLHSVDRELGPIRFPQPCRQPGKRVLCLLRPFLLPTRLLGPGPPSSVLSAAGSHGRVGAGTVPCNPYP from the exons GGACCCCTTCCCCACCTCATTTACCGgacccctctcctcccagcccgcCTTGGATGCAGGGAACCAG GCTGCCTGTTTGCTGTCCCTGCCCTGTCTGCTCTTCCCAACCGGCCCAAGCTAAGAAGGAAAAGGCAG GTCCGCAGGGGCCACCCAACAGTGCACAGCGAGACCAAGTATGTAGAGTTGATTGTGATCAACGACCACCAGCTG TTTGAGCAGATGCGGCAGTCGGTGGTCCTCACCAGCAACTTCGCAAAATCTGTTGTGAACCTGGCAGATGTG ATATACAAGGAACAGCTCAACACAAGAATTGTtctggttgccatggaaacatgGGCAGATGGGGACAAGATTCAGGTGCAGGATGACCTACTGGAGACCCTGGCCCGGCTTATGGTCTACCGGCGGGAGGGTCTGCCTGAGCCCAGTGATGCCACCCACCTCTTCTC GGGTAGAACCTTCCAGAGCACCAGCAGCGGGGCGGCCTACGTAGGAGGCATCTGTTCACTGTCCAGGGGTGGAGGTGTGAACGAG TATGGCAACATGGGTGCCATGGCGGTGACCCTGGCCCAGACGCTAGGGCAGAACTTGGGCATGATGTGGAATAAACACCGGAGCTCAGCAG GGGACTGCAAGTGTCCAGACATCTGGCTGGGCTGCATAATGGAGGACACTGG GTTCTATTTGCCCCGCAAGTTCTCGCGCTGCAGCATCGACGAATACAACCAGTTTCTGCAGGAGGGAGGCGGGAGCTGCTTGTTCAACAAGCCCCTCAAG ctCCTGGACCCTCCCGAGTGCGGGAACGGTTTCGTGGAGGCGGGGGAGGAGTGCGACTGCGGGTCGGTGCAG GAGTGCAGCCGAGCGGGGGGCAACTGCTGCAAGAAATGCACCCTGACGCACGATGCCATGTGCAGCGATGGGCTCTGCTGTCGCCGCTGCAAG TATGAGCCACGAGGTGTCTCTTGCCGAGAAGCGGTGAATGAGTGCGACATCGCAGAGACCTGCACCGGCGACTCAAGCCAG TGTCCCCCTAACCTTCACAAACTGGATGGTTACTACTGTGATCATGAGCAG GGTCGTTGCTATGGGGGCCGCTGTAAAACCCGGGACCGGCAGTGCCAAGCCCTATGGGGCCATG CGGCTGCGGATCGTTTCTGCTACGAGAAGCTGAATGTAGAGGGGACAGAGCGTGGAAACTGTGGGCGCAAGGGATCTGGCTGGGTCCAGTGCAATAAGCA GGATGTGCTCTGCGGCTTCCTTCTGTGCGTCAACATCTCTGGAACTCCTCGGCTAGGGGACCTGGGGGGCGACATCAGCAGTGTCACCTTCTACCACCAGGGCAAGGAGTTGGACTGCAG GGGAGGCCATGTGCAGCTAGCTGATGGCTCAGACCTGAGCTATGTGGAGGACGGCACGGCCTGTGGGCCCAACATGCTGTGCCTAGATCACCGCTgcctaccagcctctgccttcaaCTTCAGCACCTGCCCTGGAAGCGGAGAGCGGCGGATCTGCTCCCATCATGGG GTTTGCAGCAACGAAGGGAAGTGTATCTGTCAGCCAGACTGGACAGGCAAAGACTGCAGTATTCACAACCCACTGCCCACGACTCCTCCCACTGGGGAGACTGAGAGGTACAAAG AAACATCCGTCGTGGAAGGTATGACCCGACCCAGCAGGGGGCAGTGTGATGCCGGCCACGTCATCCCTCCCGCTGTCCTTGTCTCCATTTCATCCGTCCCTTTGCATTCTGTTGACCGGGAGCTGGGACCGATCAGATTCCCGCAGCCCTGCAGGCAGCCTGGGAAGCGAGTCCTCTGTCTGCTCAGGCCCTTCCTCCTGCCCACCCGCCTGCTGGGCCCTGGTCCACCTTCATCTGTCCTTTCTGCCGCTGGGTCCCATGGCCGGGTGGGCGCTGGAACTGTGCCCTGCAACCCCTACCCCTAG